A genomic region of Raphanus sativus cultivar WK10039 chromosome 6, ASM80110v3, whole genome shotgun sequence contains the following coding sequences:
- the LOC108813136 gene encoding CASP-like protein 5A2, which produces MKPLLFHHLVTSSSSSSSKEGQMSVSNASVHPVEAPPSLPAPAPEGTQQAPRVRMEDIQGMPATSLGLALRFFQFFFAAASLSVMASTNDFPSVSAFCYLVAATGLQSLWSLALATLDVYAIMVKRSLHNPRLLTLFAVGDGVCCSSFFSLQLLVSRFIIIPLNKTEDEICFNPACTYSDWFLLLSFCCCNTDKETY; this is translated from the exons ATGAAACCTTTACTCTTCCACCATCTAGTaacctcctcttcttcttcttcttccaaagAAGGGCAAATGAGTGTGAGCAACGCATCGGTTCACCCGGTGGAAGCTCCTCCTTCTCTTCCAGCTCCAGCTCCAGAAGGTACACAACAAGCGCCACGTGTGAGGATGGAAGATATACAAGGGATGCCTGCGACTTCACTGGGCCTCGCACTTCGTTTCTTTCAGTTCTTCTTCGCAGCTGCTTCCCTCTCCGTCATGGCCTCTACCAATGACTTCCCTTCCGTTTCCGCTTTCTG cTATCTAGTTGCAGCCACTGGCCTGCAGAGCTTGTGGAGTCTTGCACTAGCCACACTTGATGTCTATGCCATTATGGTCAAACGTTCCCTACACAACCCTCgtctccttaccttgtttgcAGTTGGTGATGGG GTTTGCTGCTCTTCCTTCTTTTCTCTTCAACTTCTGGTCTCTCGCTTCATCATCATCCCATTGAATAAGACCGAAGACGAGATCTGTTTCAACCCTGCGTGTACATATAGTGactggtttcttcttctttcgttTTGTTGTTGTAACACTGACAAAGAAACTTACTAA
- the LOC108813135 gene encoding double-stranded RNA-binding protein 2 gives MYKNQLQELAQRSCFNLPSYTSLREGPDHAPRFKSTVNFNGEIFESPHYCSTLRQAEHSAAEVALTALSNRGPSHSLAARILDETGVYKNLLQEIAQRVGAPLPRYTTFRSGLGHQPVFTGTVELAGITFTGDQAKNKKQAEKNAAMSAWSSLKQLAKETSSTMPEPENIDELEQVIIARALTNYRIKENIGSGSSSSAPVPFAKRFSMQSPRPTSPQPCRAATSRILPFICPQPSSSSRSRAASVERAMASALENRSYRPQQRFATPGTAAAACAPPYVPLRHLISPCHRGMAPPVTIRTSVPVFSAPPMPSANTHQQVHPVYVPSMMRAAAPVRIAPPVTIRTVAPVFASVRKEEEPLPVRKVNIQNPAKSTMIKVDETRVQEKEGRTTSLVLPEEGSTKPISESAEETERAAEAVKEPERARERVENLKIC, from the exons atgtacaagAACCAGCTACAGGAGCTAGCGCAGAGGAGCTGCTTCAATCTCCCATCGTATACTAGCTTAAGAGAAGGTCCAGACCACGCGCCGCGATTCAAGTCGACCGTTAACTTCAACGGCGAGATCTTCGAGAGTCCTCACTACTGTTCCACTCTCCGTCAAGCTGAGCACTCTGCTGCTGAAGTCGCTCTCACTGCCCTCTCTAATCGTGGCCCTTCTCACTCTCTCGCCGCCAGGATCTTG GATGAGACGGGTGTGTACAAGAATCTGTTGCAAGAGATAGCTCAAAGAGTGGGAGCTCCTCTACCGCGTTACACAACCTTCAGGTCTGGTCTTGGCCACCAGCCTGTGTTTACCGGTACTGTGGAGTTAGCCGGTATCACATTCACAGGAGATCAGGCTAAGAACAAGAAGCAAGCTGAGAAGAATGCTGCTATGTCTGCTTGGTCTTCCCTCAAACAAT TGGCGAAAGAAACGTCAAGCACAATGCCTGAGCCTGAGAACATTGACGAGCTAGAGCAGGTGATTATAGCAAGAGCCTTGACAAACTATCGCATTAAGGAAAATATCGGCAGTGGAAGTTCCTCGAGTGCCCCTGTTCCATTTGCAAAGAGATTTTCCATGCAGAGCCCTAGACCGACAAGTCCACAGCCTTGTCGTGCGGCCACGTCGAGAATCTTGCCTTTCATTTGCCCgcaaccttcttcttcttctagaagCAGAGCAGCTTCCGTGGAAAGAGCCATGGCATCCGCTTTGGAAAACCGCAGCTACCGACCTCAGCAGAGATTTGCAACTCCAGGAACAGCAGCGGCAGCATGTGCTCCTCCTTATGTTCCTTTGAGGCACTTAATATCGCCGTGCCACCGTGGCATGGCTCCACCTGTCACGATTAGAACCTCTGTACCGGTCTTCTCTGCACCTCCAATGCCTTCTGCAAACACTCATCAGCAGGTACATCCTGTGTATGTCCCATCCATGATGCGTGCTGCTGCGCCCGTGAGAATCGCGCCACCTGTCACAATCAGAACTGTGGCACCTGTTTTTGCTTCGGTTAGAAAGGAGGAAGAGCCTTTACCTGTTAGAAAAGTGAATATCCAAAACCCTGCCAAGTCCACCATGATTAAAGTAGATGAAACCCGGGTCCAAGAAAAAGAGGGAAGAACAACAAGTCTCGTCTTGCCTGAAGAGGGAAGTACTAAACCAATTTCAGAGAGTGCAGAGGAAACCGAGAGAGCAGCAGAAGCAGTGAAGGAACCGGAAAGAGCAAGAGAGCGAGTGGAGAATCTCAAAATCTGCTAG
- the LOC130496790 gene encoding uncharacterized protein At1g43920, Chloroplastic-like encodes MGQDYSYSQPSSSEVDIDSLLLDEAELYADEAQSSYNAEPVQYQPDPEADEGIPTRCYCGGEPVVGTSTTSKDPYRRYYTCPNVDDGDCHIWKWWDVAVVEELRDFHREFRQLTEQVSESEQKVVKLEESVAELSKKKPVASNGFEVVACLLVCLIVIIGLVVFFLPGGGSNGSNESV; translated from the exons ATGGGACAGGATTATAGTTACAGTCAGCCCTCTTCATCAGAGGTTGACATCGACTCTCTTCTTCTAGACGAAGCAGAGTTGTACGCGGATGAAGCTCAGAGTAGCTACAACGCAGAGCCGGTTCAGTATCAACCTGACCCCGAAGCTGATGAAGGAATCCCCACGAGATGTTACTGTGGTGGTGAGCCGGTCGTGGGAACATCCACCACTTCTAAGGATCCATACAGGAGGTACTACACCTGCCCCAACGTTGATGATGGCGACTGCCACATCTGGAAGTGGTGGGATGTGGCCGTGGTGGAGGAGTTGCGGGACTTTCACAGAGAGTTTAGGCAGTTAACTGAGCAAGTCAGTGAGAGTGAGCAGAAGGTGGTGAAGCTAGAGGAGTCAGTGGCTGAGTTATCTAAGAAGAAACCAGTAGCTTCAAATGGCTTTGAAGTGGTTGCTTGTCTACTGGTCTGTCTAATAGTGATAATAGGTTTGGTCGTCTTCTTTCTGCCTG GAGGAGGTTCAAACGGTTCAAACGAGAGTGTCTGA
- the LOC108808661 gene encoding glutathione S-transferase T3-like, which produces MANIGGYVNLLKSQTSVDLESPEQLWFGAEGPDEPCEPCEPSEPSVKERRKWSPKEDKILIGAWLNTSKDPIISNEQKAGAFWKRIVEYYNASPLLVGSTPRELGQCKQRWSRINGDVCKFVGCFETALRQQRSGQNDDDVMKAAHDIFFNDQGTKFILDHCWRELRYDQKWCTNFVPKDGVKAKRKQVAEGEPGEEEVREPEARPMGVKAAKAAKAAGKRKMSAREEELAKLQGVEVTGAQVTGYQVTGVGSVVA; this is translated from the exons ATGGCTAACATTGGTGGTTATGTTAACCTACTAAAGAGTCAAACGTCAGTTGACCTTGAATCACCCGAACAACTTTGGTTCGGTGCCGAAGGTCCTGATGAGCCTTGCGAGCCTTGCGAGCCTAGTGAGCCTAGTGTGAAGGAGAGGAGGAAATGGTCTCCCAAAGAGGATAAAATCCTCATCGGCGCTTGGCTTAACACAAGCAAAGACCCTATCATCAGCAACGAGCAGAAAGCCGGTGCGTTCTGGAAGAGGATTGTAGAGTACTACAATGCAAGCCCTCTTCTCGTTGGGAGTACACCTAGGGAGCTTGGTCAGTGCAAGCAGAGGTGGTCTAGGATTAATGGGGATGTCTGCAAATTTGTAGGATGCTTTGAAACGGCTCTGAGGCAGCAGAGAAGTGGTCAAAACGACGATGATGTGATGAAAGCAGCCCATGACATATTCTTCAACGATCAGGGAACCAAATTCATCCTGGATCACTGCTGGAGAGAGCTAAGGTATGACCAGAAATGGTGCACCAACTTTGTGCCTAAAGACGGTGTGAAGGCAAAGCGCAAACAAGTTGCGGAGGGTGAACCTGGAGAAGAGGAAGTGCGAGAACCTGAAGCTAGACCAATGGGTGTGAAGGCTGCTAAGGCTGCTAAAGCTGCTGGTAAAAGGAAGATGAGCGCTAGAGAAGAGGAGTTGGCTAAGCTACAGGGC GTTGAAGTCACGGGTGCTCAAGTCACGGGTTATCAAGTCACGGGTGTAGGAAGTGTTGTTGCTTAG
- the LOC108808662 gene encoding uncharacterized protein LOC108808662: protein MSTSSDSDGVDRIVDESVDESVDECVDESFDEIFEGIYTDVVEGQEEQQRKRAYIERNREAGHNRLWNDYFSENPTYDASLFRRRFRMNKDLFLRIVHALSENIPFFRHRRDATGRFGLSPLQKCTAAIRLLAYGSAADAVDEYLRLGESTSISCLHHFTDGIIQVFGDEFLRRPTPEDLQRLLDIGEKRGFPGMVGSIDCMHWEWKNCPTSWKGLYARGSNKPTIVLEAVASQDLWIWHAFFGPPGTLNDINVLDRSPVFHDIFEGRAPRLKYVVNGHQYKLAYYLTDGIYPKWSTFIQSISSPQGPKAVLFAEHQESARKDVERAFGVLQSRFAIVKNPALTWEKEKIGKIMRACIILHNMIVENERNDYPRSINEFEEGDSSRTSRVETERPTNIGNCVGIRDDVHDRRKHQKLKNDLIEHIWNKYGDDNE, encoded by the coding sequence ATGTCAACATCATCGGACTCAGATGGCGTCGATCGAATAGTTGACGAATCTGTAGACGAATCTGTAGACGAATGTGTAGACGAATCTTTTGATGAAATCTTCGAAGGTATATATACCGACGTAGTGGAGGGCCAAGAAGAACAGCAAAGGAAACGTGCTTATATTGAACGAAACCGCGAAGCCGGACACAACCGTTTATGGAATGACTACTTCAGCGAAAATCCGACTTATGACGCATCCTTATTCAGACGCCGTTTCCGTATGAACAAGGATTTATTCTTGCGTATTGTCCATGCTCTCTCAGAGAACATTCCATTCTTTCGACACAGAAGAGACGCTACCGGGAGGTTTGGCCTTTCTCCACTGCAAAAATGTACGGCTGCAATTCGTCTGCTTGCTTATGGTTCTGCAGCAGACGCGGTTGACgaatatctccgacttggtgagaGCACATCAATTTCGTGTTTACATCATTTCACGGACGGAATAATACAGGTGTTTGGAGATGAGTTTCTACGAAGACCGACACCAGAAGATCTTCAACGACTACTAGATATTGGAGAGAAACGCGGGTTTCCTGGGATGGTAGGGAGCATTGATTGTATGCACTGGGAGTGGAAAAATTGCCCAACCTCTTGGAAAGGACTGTACGCACGTGGATCAAACAAACCGACAATTGTCTTAGAGGCTGTAGCTTCACAagatctttggatatggcacgctTTTTTTGGTCCTCCAGGTACTTTAAACGATATTAATGTCCTGGATCGGTCTCCTGTTTTTCATGACATTTTTGAAGGTCGAGCTCCCAGATTAAAGTACGTGGTCAACGGACACCAGTATAAGTTGGCATACTACCTCACAGACGGTATCTATCCAAAATGGTCCACCTTTATCCAATCGATCTCATCCCCTCAAGGTCCTAAAGCAGTGTTATTTGCTGAACATCAAGAATCAGCCCGGAAAGATGTGGAGCGGGCTTTTGGAGTTTTGCAATCTCGATTTGCGATTGTGAAAAACCCGGCTCTTACATGGGAGAAAGAAAAGATAGGGAAGATTATGCGAGCATGTATCATACTACACAATATGATAGTCGAAAATGAACGCAATGACTACCCTCGCAGTATAAATGAATTTGAAGAAGGCGACAGCAGCAGAACCTCACGGGTGGAAACCGAGAGGCCTACAAATATCGGTAATTGCGTTGGCATTCGGGATGATGTTCACGACAGACGTAAACatcaaaaattgaaaaatgatCTAATCGAACATATTTGGAACAAATATGGTGATGATAATGAATAA